A single genomic interval of Acetonema longum DSM 6540 harbors:
- the gpr gene encoding GPR endopeptidase, which yields MEQYDMTPRTDLAVEAREMLTRRVKEDVPGVRVETLKDEELTITRVEISTPEAERMMGKERGKYVTIESPGMRYKNALLEEKMMHAVAQEFGQIIDLPRHSTILVVGLGNWNVTPDALGPRAVKKVVVTRHLKSMISPELQDGVRAVCAISPGVLGITGMETAEIVHGIVSQVQPSLVIAIDALAAASTHRVVTTVQIANTGIHPGSGIGSKRFGLTQKSLGVPVIAVGVPTVVHASTIAMDTLDTLQKYSPFSKYFKSLQNISDVDRRTIINQVLPETLGDLMVTPKEVDRMIDDVADVVAGGINQALHPNIDYENIHMYLH from the coding sequence ATGGAGCAGTATGATATGACGCCGCGAACCGACTTGGCAGTAGAGGCACGGGAAATGCTGACACGGCGGGTTAAGGAAGATGTCCCCGGTGTGCGGGTCGAAACTCTGAAAGATGAGGAATTGACCATTACGCGGGTGGAGATTTCCACGCCGGAAGCCGAGCGAATGATGGGCAAGGAACGGGGCAAATATGTCACGATTGAATCACCGGGGATGCGATACAAAAATGCGCTGCTGGAAGAAAAGATGATGCATGCTGTCGCGCAGGAGTTCGGACAGATCATTGATCTACCGCGACATTCCACCATTCTGGTAGTTGGTCTGGGCAACTGGAATGTAACGCCGGATGCTTTAGGACCCCGGGCTGTAAAAAAGGTAGTTGTTACCCGTCATTTGAAAAGTATGATTTCGCCTGAATTACAAGACGGAGTCCGGGCGGTATGCGCCATTTCTCCCGGTGTACTTGGCATAACAGGCATGGAGACTGCCGAAATCGTTCATGGCATTGTATCGCAGGTTCAGCCGAGTCTGGTCATTGCTATTGATGCTTTAGCCGCAGCATCCACCCATCGGGTGGTAACTACGGTACAGATCGCTAACACCGGCATTCATCCCGGTTCCGGTATTGGCAGCAAACGGTTCGGCCTCACCCAAAAATCTCTTGGCGTACCGGTTATTGCTGTGGGTGTTCCCACCGTGGTCCATGCTTCCACGATTGCTATGGATACCCTTGACACTCTGCAGAAATACTCTCCGTTCTCAAAATATTTTAAGTCCTTGCAGAATATTTCTGATGTGGATAGGAGAACAATTATCAATCAGGTACTGCCCGAGACGCTAGGTGATCTGATGGTCACTCCGAAAGAAGTAGACCGGATGATCGATGATGTCGCCGATGTAGTCGCCGGAGGAATCAATCAAGCGCTGCATCCTAACATAGACTATGAGAATATCCATATGTACCTGCACTAG
- a CDS encoding SH3 domain-containing protein — translation MRRVLILFTLASLCITAFLPTAAALPQSPFPTVHAAMQTAYFWIVKLAQPDKVILSNQQIAAYNQSVIRDLPRTVYNVLDYPAVLSHSELQALLNERPFPHENRYLRGQLIQSSFYAELNRIMNAGQIAATNPVHYAFAVRRTDLRAFPTAEIVTKTPKDTEFDRFQETAVLAAEPLLILHGSSDDRWYFVQTGNYRGWVKANDLAVTKDKQKWAAYIRSKQFLVITGNKMQLGYNPYSPAVSRLELGMGTRLALADASQIPELVDHQSPAGNYVVRIPVQGANRELQFHLALIPIYSDVSEGYLPYTRANIIRQAFKMQGERYGWGGMFGARDCSAFVTDIFRSFGIMLPRNADEQETAPGRTLVFGSGQPATARYAALGKMAAGAVLFKEGHVMLYLGEYNGRHYIIHDVSGSGNFSATGSRGSAERKTLNGVMVTDLALPLPGGYSFIDVLTSAKQYE, via the coding sequence ATGCGACGGGTACTGATTTTATTTACGCTGGCCAGTCTGTGCATTACGGCATTTTTGCCGACAGCCGCTGCTTTGCCGCAAAGTCCGTTTCCCACCGTTCATGCGGCGATGCAGACGGCCTACTTTTGGATTGTTAAGCTGGCTCAGCCTGATAAAGTGATATTGAGCAATCAGCAAATTGCAGCCTATAATCAGTCGGTTATCAGGGACTTACCCAGGACAGTATATAATGTATTGGACTATCCCGCTGTTTTGTCCCATAGCGAGTTACAGGCGCTGTTAAATGAAAGGCCTTTTCCCCATGAGAACAGATATCTGCGGGGGCAATTGATTCAGAGCAGTTTTTATGCGGAACTTAACCGAATCATGAATGCTGGCCAAATTGCGGCGACAAATCCTGTGCACTATGCTTTTGCTGTTCGCAGGACAGATCTGCGGGCATTTCCCACCGCCGAGATTGTGACCAAGACGCCCAAGGACACGGAGTTCGACCGGTTTCAGGAGACGGCTGTCCTGGCGGCAGAACCGCTTCTGATATTGCATGGAAGCAGCGATGACCGTTGGTATTTCGTGCAGACGGGTAATTATCGGGGCTGGGTGAAAGCGAACGATCTGGCTGTGACAAAGGATAAACAAAAATGGGCTGCCTATATTCGGTCCAAACAATTTCTAGTAATAACCGGTAATAAAATGCAACTGGGGTACAACCCTTATTCTCCGGCTGTATCCAGACTGGAATTGGGTATGGGAACGAGACTGGCGCTGGCTGATGCGTCGCAAATTCCAGAGCTGGTTGATCATCAATCGCCTGCCGGCAATTATGTGGTACGGATTCCGGTTCAGGGAGCAAACCGTGAACTTCAGTTTCACCTGGCGCTGATTCCTATCTACAGTGATGTTTCAGAAGGGTATTTGCCTTATACCAGGGCCAATATTATCAGGCAGGCCTTTAAAATGCAGGGGGAACGGTATGGCTGGGGGGGCATGTTTGGCGCACGAGATTGTTCCGCCTTTGTGACAGACATTTTCCGCAGCTTTGGGATCATGTTGCCGCGCAATGCCGATGAGCAGGAAACGGCACCAGGACGCACCCTGGTGTTCGGATCCGGGCAGCCGGCAACGGCTCGTTACGCTGCGTTGGGGAAAATGGCTGCTGGCGCGGTATTGTTCAAGGAAGGGCATGTTATGCTGTATCTAGGGGAATATAACGGCCGGCATTATATTATTCATGATGTTTCGGGTTCCGGCAATTTCTCCGCCACAGGCAGCCGCGGTTCCGCCGAACGTAAAACCCTGAATGGAGTCATGGTGACCGATTTGGCCTTGCCCCTCCCGGGCGGCTACTCATTTATTGATGTGCTTACGTCTGCCAAGCAATATGAATAG
- a CDS encoding DNA internalization-related competence protein ComEC/Rec2, with protein MNLTILALAFILGIWLSGLYAWSLWFLGNAALLMLAVTVWQLRIAGGGRVKYYLVLLFMLVGMIRSIQAEMIPLTDIGRLVGERVYVEGIISDIPRRLPLDEQTVKIGYRVRLEQIKQNGRLRAVSGEVLVTVRQQPKEAVALPGERIAMTGKVRALHGYNNPGAVDMVAAWKRQGVKARIAPNGGVRILPGGETGAYLRTVAAIRGSVAEAMLKVMPDGDAAVIQGLLFGGYQGISQEVIKNYAATGIIHILSVSGSHIALLIGFIHWLGRRLKIREPVSAMAATVAVLSYALVAGLIPPVVRSVIMGLAALLAFAAGREKHASSALGLAALVMLVYQPGMIYDISFQLSFASTAGLVYLYPQTVQFFSRFLPGIAAAALGVTVAAQLGSLPFLAWYFSQLPASSIAANMIIVPVIEAVLILALVGSVVSLILPWLSQTLFVLASLAVGLANQMAAWLAAMPGNLWPIPPFGLYGSALYYCILGWIYGYPKGITRPWIVYRRFPRLAGAAVLLLVVAAVIYLNLPHPVRVHYIDVGQGDAALITTAHSRNILIDAGGGGEDSGFDTGEYVVMPYLRHYGVTSLEYLILTHGHADHAGGAAAIAAGIPVKNIILAREAYSPPIKALLQKSGGGRVIPAYRGQQIDLDGITIRVIDAMPNFAGQQTANESSIVIEVGYGDYNFLFTGDLDGKGEINLVTQGLIRQNTVLKAGHHGSRTSTTLSFLQQVGPEYAVISAGFQNRFGHPHKETLIRLADAGSTVLRTDLQGAVVFSVTSDGQDIGFDTYVK; from the coding sequence ATGAATCTCACGATTTTGGCTCTGGCCTTTATTCTGGGAATATGGCTCAGCGGTCTCTATGCCTGGTCATTATGGTTTTTGGGAAACGCTGCCTTGCTCATGCTGGCAGTAACGGTTTGGCAGCTTCGGATCGCCGGCGGTGGCCGGGTCAAATATTATCTGGTCTTATTGTTTATGCTGGTCGGCATGATTCGCTCCATTCAGGCAGAGATGATACCCCTGACCGATATCGGCCGTCTGGTGGGGGAACGGGTTTATGTCGAGGGCATTATCAGCGATATTCCCCGCCGGCTGCCTTTGGATGAGCAAACCGTAAAAATCGGCTATCGGGTGAGGCTGGAACAAATCAAACAGAATGGCCGACTTCGAGCCGTAAGTGGAGAAGTTCTGGTCACTGTCCGACAGCAGCCGAAAGAAGCGGTTGCCCTGCCGGGGGAAAGAATCGCAATGACCGGCAAGGTCCGGGCGCTTCATGGCTATAATAATCCGGGGGCGGTTGATATGGTGGCTGCCTGGAAGCGTCAGGGCGTTAAGGCACGGATTGCTCCGAACGGCGGGGTACGGATTCTGCCAGGGGGAGAAACAGGGGCATATCTGCGGACGGTGGCTGCCATACGCGGTTCTGTGGCCGAGGCCATGTTGAAGGTGATGCCGGACGGGGATGCCGCGGTGATCCAGGGACTTTTATTCGGAGGCTATCAGGGAATTTCTCAGGAAGTCATTAAAAACTATGCCGCTACCGGCATCATCCATATTCTGTCAGTGTCGGGCTCTCATATTGCTCTGTTGATCGGGTTTATTCATTGGCTTGGCCGGAGATTAAAAATCAGGGAGCCGGTTTCGGCGATGGCGGCAACGGTTGCGGTGCTTTCTTACGCTTTGGTGGCAGGACTGATTCCGCCGGTGGTGCGATCCGTGATCATGGGGCTGGCTGCCTTGCTGGCGTTTGCAGCAGGCAGGGAAAAACATGCGTCTTCGGCATTAGGTTTGGCGGCTTTGGTGATGTTGGTATATCAGCCCGGGATGATCTATGATATCAGCTTCCAGCTTTCCTTCGCCTCAACGGCGGGATTGGTTTATCTATATCCCCAGACCGTTCAGTTTTTCAGCCGTTTTTTGCCGGGAATAGCGGCGGCTGCATTGGGGGTTACGGTTGCGGCCCAACTGGGGTCTCTGCCGTTTTTAGCCTGGTATTTCAGCCAGCTCCCCGCCAGTTCTATAGCAGCCAATATGATCATTGTACCCGTCATTGAAGCGGTGCTGATTTTAGCCCTGGTGGGGAGTGTGGTCAGCCTGATTCTGCCATGGCTAAGCCAGACATTATTCGTCCTGGCCAGTTTGGCGGTTGGCCTGGCCAATCAGATGGCTGCCTGGTTGGCGGCAATGCCGGGCAACTTATGGCCAATCCCTCCTTTTGGCCTCTATGGCAGCGCCTTATATTATTGCATTCTGGGTTGGATTTATGGTTATCCGAAGGGAATTACCCGTCCCTGGATAGTGTATAGAAGATTCCCCCGACTGGCCGGGGCGGCAGTTCTTTTGCTCGTGGTAGCCGCAGTGATTTATCTTAATTTGCCGCACCCGGTCCGGGTTCATTACATTGATGTTGGTCAGGGCGATGCTGCCTTGATTACGACGGCCCACAGTCGTAATATATTAATTGATGCCGGCGGCGGAGGAGAAGACAGCGGTTTCGATACCGGCGAATATGTTGTCATGCCTTACTTGCGGCATTATGGCGTGACTTCTCTGGAGTACCTTATCCTGACTCATGGCCACGCCGACCATGCCGGAGGTGCCGCAGCCATCGCCGCCGGTATTCCGGTGAAGAATATCATCCTGGCAAGAGAAGCTTATTCCCCGCCAATTAAAGCTCTGTTGCAAAAATCCGGTGGAGGCCGGGTTATTCCGGCCTATCGGGGGCAGCAGATCGACCTTGACGGCATAACCATTCGGGTGATTGATGCTATGCCCAATTTTGCCGGCCAGCAAACGGCGAATGAAAGTTCTATCGTTATAGAGGTTGGTTACGGCGATTATAATTTTTTGTTTACAGGGGATTTAGACGGCAAGGGCGAAATAAATTTGGTAACGCAAGGTCTTATCCGGCAGAATACGGTTTTGAAGGCAGGGCATCACGGCTCTAGAACATCGACCACTCTTTCTTTTCTTCAACAGGTAGGGCCAGAGTATGCGGTCATATCCGCCGGGTTTCAAAATCGTTTCGGGCATCCCCACAAGGAGACTCTCATCCGCCTGGCGGACGCTGGCTCTACCGTGTTGCGCACGGATTTGCAGGGAGCGGTTGTCTTTTCCGTCACCTCTGACGGACAGGACATAGGCTTTGATACGTATGTAAAGTGA
- a CDS encoding NlpC/P60 family protein, producing the protein MLGFLRIAVIFLVITSCSFAQAAEYTYKQGDKGVEVLNIQKKLQEIGYFHGKPDGVFSAKTTEAVEGFQKAHRLKITGMVDSRTHKALFAARKRVPDRKAKVLGKSAAEAIPKKGPGLASAREAPPKQAVSKKTGGLIQTAKQYIGVPYKFGGVTPRGFDCSGYVQFVFAKHGAQLPRTADVQYRTGKAIRRQQLIPGDLVFFTTYAPGASHNGIYIGKDQFIHASSSKGVMISRLDESYWKPRYLGARRVV; encoded by the coding sequence ATGCTGGGATTCCTACGCATTGCGGTTATTTTTCTGGTAATCACGAGCTGTTCCTTTGCTCAGGCAGCGGAATACACCTATAAGCAGGGCGATAAAGGTGTGGAAGTACTTAACATTCAGAAAAAATTGCAGGAGATAGGATATTTCCACGGCAAGCCGGACGGAGTTTTTTCCGCTAAAACCACTGAGGCAGTGGAAGGTTTTCAAAAAGCTCACCGGTTAAAAATAACCGGGATGGTTGATTCCAGAACCCATAAAGCCTTATTCGCGGCCAGAAAGAGAGTTCCTGACAGGAAAGCAAAAGTCTTGGGAAAATCCGCTGCTGAGGCTATCCCAAAGAAGGGACCTGGACTTGCGTCTGCCAGAGAAGCGCCGCCTAAACAGGCGGTTTCTAAGAAAACCGGCGGCTTGATTCAAACCGCCAAACAATATATTGGCGTGCCCTATAAATTTGGCGGGGTAACCCCGCGAGGGTTTGATTGTTCAGGATATGTTCAATTTGTCTTTGCCAAACACGGCGCACAATTGCCGCGGACGGCAGATGTACAGTATAGGACCGGCAAAGCCATACGGCGCCAGCAGTTAATCCCGGGAGATCTGGTGTTTTTTACTACATATGCACCGGGAGCTTCCCATAACGGGATTTATATCGGCAAGGACCAGTTTATTCATGCCTCTTCCAGTAAAGGCGTTATGATCAGCCGCTTGGATGAGTCCTACTGGAAACCCCGTTACCTGGGAGCGAGGCGGGTCGTTTAA
- a CDS encoding ComEA family DNA-binding protein: MDERRRKYLLVIVVAAVILLGSSYSYWQQSTLPHQASIATESPLAIAKMPDADPVVYVSGFVVKPGVMRIAENSRVIDAVNAAGGLAIGADVSRVNLAQKVKDGMHIQVPGSYVPSGPGAPAATGGSNGTAVSGDKININTADKNQLDSLPGIGPALADRIIQYRQENGMFSAIEDIQKVSGVGAAKFNQLKDRITI; encoded by the coding sequence ATGGATGAGCGGCGGCGAAAATATTTGCTGGTCATTGTCGTTGCGGCAGTGATACTGCTGGGGAGCAGCTATTCCTACTGGCAGCAGTCAACCTTGCCGCATCAAGCCTCCATAGCTACGGAGAGCCCGCTGGCAATAGCCAAGATGCCTGATGCAGATCCGGTGGTCTATGTATCAGGTTTTGTGGTCAAACCGGGAGTCATGCGGATCGCCGAAAACTCCCGGGTGATTGACGCCGTCAATGCGGCGGGAGGTTTGGCGATCGGCGCTGATGTCTCCAGAGTGAATTTGGCCCAGAAAGTAAAAGACGGCATGCACATTCAGGTGCCGGGAAGTTATGTCCCCAGTGGACCCGGGGCTCCGGCAGCGACAGGCGGCAGTAATGGAACGGCTGTTTCCGGGGACAAAATCAATATTAACACAGCCGACAAAAATCAGCTAGACTCACTGCCGGGCATTGGCCCGGCCCTGGCTGACCGCATTATCCAATACCGGCAGGAAAACGGCATGTTTTCAGCGATTGAAGATATCCAGAAGGTGTCCGGCGTGGGCGCCGCTAAATTTAATCAGTTAAAAGACAGAATTACTATATAA
- the rpsT gene encoding 30S ribosomal protein S20 encodes MPNIKSSERSVITDALRRSRNTSTKSEVRTVVRKTAESVQGGNKATAENLLVAAYKTIDKAVAKGVIHKNAAARKKSRLAKKINAL; translated from the coding sequence TTGCCAAACATTAAATCATCGGAACGCAGCGTAATTACCGATGCTCTTCGTCGTTCCCGCAACACTTCCACCAAATCGGAAGTACGTACAGTAGTCCGCAAAACCGCAGAATCTGTACAGGGCGGCAACAAAGCTACGGCTGAGAACCTTCTTGTGGCTGCTTACAAAACCATTGACAAAGCTGTAGCCAAGGGCGTTATCCATAAAAATGCCGCAGCGCGCAAAAAATCCCGTTTAGCCAAAAAAATTAACGCACTGTAA
- the leuS gene encoding leucine--tRNA ligase yields the protein MNEKYLPHDLEKKWQKQWSQDRSFATQMDKERPKYYVLEMFPYPSGNLHMGHVRNYSIGDVVARFKAMQGFNVLHPMGWDAFGMPAENAAIKNGIHPAKWTWDNIANMRRQQQELGLSYDWDREVATCHPDYYRWTQWLFLLFFKRGLAYKKKAAVNWCHDCNTVLANEQVIDGHCWRCDSVVVKKELEQWFLKITDYADRLLEDLNELPGWPDRVKIMQENWIGRSVGAEFSFEVPEIRERIAVYTTRQDTVFGVTYIVLAPEHPLVEKLIAGKSAATAVRDFVEKVRNLSEINRTSTDTEKEGMFTGAYAVHPFTGAKVPIWVANYVLYEYGTGAVMGVPAHDERDWQFASKYGLPKRIVIQPEGNPLALDSMAAAYDGPGKMVDSGDFTGMDNEAGKKAVAEWFERQKIGKVRVNYRLRDWLISRQRYWGAPIPIVYCPECGAVPVPEKDLPVRLPENVRFDTGSVSPLAQVADFVNCKCPHCGNDAKRETDTMDTFICSSWYYYRYTSPGSTTAPLDAEAVNYWMPVDQYIGGIEHAILHLLYSRFFTKVLKDAGLIEANEPFKNLLTQGMVIKDGAKMSKSLGNVVSPEEIIQKYGADTARLFILFAAPPERDLDWSDQGVEGAYRFLGRLWRILGQYQSLLKTASPTYSPADLSKEERDLRRILHVTIKKVTSDIGERFNFNTAISSIMELVNAMYLVREQVSKPNPSLLRETASALLRLLSPFAPHITEELWHEVIGKGSVHKQRWPVCDPDAMQVDEVEIVLQINGKVRDKIIVPSGCNGDALEKLALEQDKVKLMLEGKQVVKIISVPQKLVNIVVK from the coding sequence ATGAACGAGAAATACCTGCCCCATGATTTAGAGAAAAAATGGCAGAAACAATGGAGCCAGGACCGGTCTTTTGCGACCCAAATGGACAAAGAACGTCCGAAATATTACGTTTTGGAAATGTTTCCATACCCTTCGGGAAACTTGCATATGGGCCATGTCCGCAATTACTCCATTGGCGATGTGGTAGCCCGGTTTAAAGCCATGCAGGGCTTTAACGTGCTCCATCCTATGGGATGGGATGCCTTTGGAATGCCGGCGGAAAATGCAGCTATCAAAAACGGTATCCATCCGGCCAAATGGACCTGGGACAATATCGCCAACATGCGGCGCCAGCAGCAGGAACTGGGACTGTCCTACGACTGGGACCGGGAGGTCGCTACCTGCCATCCGGACTATTACCGCTGGACCCAATGGCTGTTTTTATTGTTTTTCAAACGTGGCTTAGCCTATAAAAAGAAGGCTGCGGTAAACTGGTGCCATGACTGCAACACTGTTTTGGCCAATGAACAGGTCATTGACGGTCATTGCTGGCGCTGTGATTCTGTCGTAGTCAAGAAGGAACTGGAACAATGGTTTTTAAAAATTACCGATTATGCCGATCGTCTGCTGGAAGATTTGAATGAATTGCCCGGCTGGCCGGACCGGGTAAAAATTATGCAGGAAAACTGGATCGGTCGCAGTGTGGGGGCTGAGTTTTCTTTTGAAGTTCCGGAAATCAGGGAACGCATTGCCGTCTATACCACCAGGCAGGATACGGTCTTTGGCGTTACTTACATCGTTTTGGCGCCGGAGCATCCTTTGGTGGAAAAATTGATTGCCGGCAAGTCTGCTGCCACGGCTGTCCGTGATTTTGTGGAAAAGGTCCGGAATTTAAGCGAGATTAACCGAACCTCTACCGATACCGAAAAAGAAGGCATGTTTACCGGCGCTTATGCGGTCCATCCCTTTACCGGAGCCAAGGTCCCTATTTGGGTGGCCAATTATGTGCTGTATGAATACGGCACCGGCGCTGTGATGGGGGTCCCGGCTCATGACGAGCGTGACTGGCAGTTTGCTTCTAAATACGGTTTGCCCAAACGCATCGTGATTCAACCGGAAGGTAATCCCCTTGCGTTGGATTCCATGGCCGCAGCCTATGACGGACCGGGTAAAATGGTGGATTCAGGCGATTTTACCGGTATGGACAACGAAGCAGGAAAAAAAGCGGTTGCCGAATGGTTTGAACGCCAAAAAATCGGCAAGGTGCGGGTAAACTACCGGCTGCGGGATTGGCTTATTTCCCGCCAGCGTTACTGGGGAGCACCCATTCCTATTGTGTATTGCCCTGAATGCGGCGCAGTGCCTGTGCCGGAAAAAGATTTACCGGTCAGGCTGCCGGAAAATGTCCGGTTTGATACCGGCTCGGTATCTCCTTTGGCCCAGGTCGCAGACTTTGTAAACTGCAAGTGCCCGCATTGCGGCAATGACGCTAAACGGGAAACCGACACCATGGATACCTTTATCTGTTCCTCCTGGTATTATTACCGCTATACCAGCCCCGGCAGCACTACCGCACCCTTGGATGCCGAAGCGGTCAATTACTGGATGCCGGTGGATCAGTATATCGGCGGTATTGAGCATGCAATTTTGCACTTGTTATACTCCCGCTTCTTCACCAAAGTGTTGAAAGACGCGGGGTTGATCGAGGCTAACGAACCTTTCAAAAACTTGCTCACTCAGGGCATGGTCATCAAAGACGGGGCCAAAATGTCCAAATCCCTGGGCAACGTGGTTTCCCCCGAGGAAATTATTCAAAAGTATGGTGCCGATACAGCCCGTCTGTTTATCCTGTTTGCCGCCCCGCCTGAGCGGGATCTGGACTGGAGTGACCAGGGAGTGGAAGGGGCATATCGTTTCCTGGGACGCTTATGGCGCATTCTGGGACAATATCAATCACTGCTTAAAACAGCCTCTCCTACCTACTCGCCGGCTGATTTAAGCAAAGAAGAGCGGGATTTGAGACGGATCCTCCATGTTACCATTAAAAAGGTGACTTCGGATATTGGCGAACGGTTTAACTTTAACACAGCGATCAGTTCGATCATGGAACTGGTGAATGCCATGTACTTGGTAAGGGAACAGGTCAGTAAGCCTAATCCCAGCCTGTTGAGGGAGACTGCCAGCGCTCTGTTACGGCTGTTGTCCCCCTTTGCGCCGCATATTACCGAAGAGCTTTGGCACGAAGTCATAGGTAAGGGCAGCGTGCATAAGCAGAGGTGGCCTGTCTGTGACCCGGATGCCATGCAGGTGGATGAGGTTGAAATTGTGCTGCAAATCAACGGGAAAGTCAGAGACAAGATCATTGTACCTTCTGGCTGCAACGGGGACGCACTGGAGAAATTGGCACTGGAGCAAGACAAGGTTAAGTTGATGCTGGAAGGCAAACAAGTGGTTAAGATCATTTCAGTACCGCAGAAATTAGTCAATATCGTGGTGAAATAA
- a CDS encoding L,D-transpeptidase family protein, translating into MFIVRCGMVLMKDTDSRQVLVVYNQDPADYRAVLAAYEKKDADWVLAFSGASVPVTIGRNGFTPLEQKIEGDGKTPIGIFPLGIAFGYSAAADTGLDYRQSTAQDYWVDDSVSPQYNTWVSGAPAAQSFEKMLREDHLYRYGIVIEYNTRPVIAGKGSAIFIHLWRDPSSPTAGCVAMAEADMMKLLRWLDKNNKPQIILGYPG; encoded by the coding sequence ATGTTTATTGTGAGGTGCGGCATGGTGCTAATGAAAGATACGGATTCCAGACAGGTGCTTGTAGTTTATAATCAAGACCCGGCCGACTATCGCGCTGTTTTAGCCGCCTACGAAAAAAAAGATGCTGACTGGGTTCTGGCATTTTCCGGCGCTTCGGTCCCGGTGACAATTGGCCGCAACGGATTCACGCCCTTAGAACAAAAGATAGAAGGAGACGGGAAAACTCCGATCGGCATTTTCCCGTTAGGTATTGCCTTCGGCTACTCTGCCGCCGCTGATACCGGACTGGATTACCGGCAGAGCACCGCGCAGGACTACTGGGTGGATGACAGCGTCTCTCCCCAGTACAATACCTGGGTAAGCGGCGCGCCTGCCGCCCAATCCTTTGAAAAAATGCTGCGGGAGGATCATCTCTATCGATATGGTATCGTTATCGAATATAATACGCGCCCTGTAATTGCCGGCAAAGGCAGCGCCATTTTTATTCACTTGTGGCGGGATCCTTCGTCCCCCACAGCAGGATGCGTGGCGATGGCGGAAGCTGACATGATGAAACTGCTGCGGTGGCTGGATAAAAATAACAAGCCACAGATCATTCTCGGATACCCGGGGTAA
- the holA gene encoding DNA polymerase III subunit delta: MNYHQVLQDMERGEIAPVYLLYGEEPFLIRQIEQAAVRHLLAEEDRESSLFIYDQDPVATELVNRIDTPPFFGSKNLILIRDTRLFRASNKSNEEISDNPGRDPDEKIIRCLLNMPDFSHIVFSAGDKVDKRRKLYKVLEKVGVVCEAAPLKPKEARVWIDEKMSGSGKVFSSAAMEEMMTALSLMPQISLGFLDNEIDKLLLYAGQEAKITPRHLQSVLSASPEVSIFSMIEALSQKRVKEALQLLAVQVNAGENLLRIVALLARQLRHLLYAKDLQAVGGYSRDIGEKLGVPPFIAEKIINQAKGFSRTTLRQALVDLAEIDRGLKNGTAGIAAVETLFINMCG, translated from the coding sequence ATGAATTATCATCAGGTATTGCAAGATATGGAGCGCGGCGAGATCGCTCCGGTTTATCTCTTATATGGGGAAGAACCTTTTCTCATAAGACAAATTGAGCAAGCGGCGGTACGCCATCTGTTAGCGGAAGAAGACCGGGAGAGTTCCCTGTTTATCTATGATCAGGACCCAGTCGCAACAGAATTGGTCAACCGTATCGATACTCCGCCTTTTTTCGGGTCTAAAAATTTAATTTTAATCCGGGACACCCGGCTGTTCCGGGCGAGCAATAAATCAAATGAGGAAATCTCCGATAATCCGGGGCGGGACCCGGACGAAAAAATAATCCGGTGTCTGTTGAATATGCCTGATTTCAGCCACATTGTTTTTTCTGCCGGCGACAAAGTGGACAAGCGCCGGAAGCTGTATAAGGTCCTTGAGAAGGTGGGCGTGGTTTGCGAGGCAGCGCCGTTAAAACCGAAGGAGGCACGAGTCTGGATTGATGAGAAAATGAGCGGCAGCGGCAAAGTTTTCTCATCTGCCGCTATGGAAGAGATGATGACCGCCTTATCTCTGATGCCGCAAATATCTTTGGGGTTTCTCGACAATGAGATTGATAAGCTCTTGTTATATGCCGGACAAGAAGCCAAGATTACTCCGCGCCATCTCCAGTCGGTCTTATCCGCTAGTCCGGAAGTGTCTATTTTCAGCATGATTGAAGCCTTAAGTCAAAAACGGGTGAAGGAAGCCCTGCAGCTTTTGGCCGTGCAGGTGAATGCGGGGGAAAATCTGTTGCGTATTGTCGCCCTGCTGGCTCGCCAGCTCCGCCATCTATTATATGCCAAAGACCTGCAGGCGGTGGGAGGGTATAGCCGGGACATCGGGGAGAAACTGGGTGTACCGCCCTTTATCGCCGAAAAAATAATTAACCAGGCCAAAGGGTTTTCCAGGACCACTTTGCGCCAGGCTTTAGTCGACTTGGCAGAAATCGACAGGGGCCTAAAAAACGGAACCGCCGGCATAGCGGCGGTAGAAACGCTGTTTATCAATATGTGCGGGTAG